AACAAGCATTAGATTTACATTGTAAAGTGAAGGAGTAAAACGTGAAATTAGCCTCTTTAAACCATGGCCGTGACGGACAACTGATTATCGTTTCACGTGATCTCACCCAAGCCGTACATGCACATGACATCGCCCCGACGCTGCAGTTTGCTTTAGATAACTGGGATCAGGTCGAGGCCGATTTACAACACCTCTACCGTAACCTGAACGATGGCATTGCCAACGATGTCTTCCCGTTCAACCCGGCATTATGCGCCTCGCCATTGCCCCGCGCCTACCAATGGGCTGATGGCAGTGCCTACGTCAATCATGTCGAGCTGGTACGCAAAGCCCGGGGGCTGAAATGCCGGAAAGTTTCTGGACGGATCCCCTGATGTATCAGGGCATGTCTGACGGCTTTCTGGGACCACGCCAGCCCATTGAAATGGCTGACGAAAGCTGGGGGATCGATTTTGAAGGCGAAATTGCGGTCATTACCAACGATGTCCCGATGGGAACGCGCACCGAAGAAGTTCACGGGCACATTAAGCTGCTGATGCTGGTGAATGATGTTTCTCTGCGTAATTTGATCCCTGCAGAACTGAGCAAAGGCTTTGGCTTTTTCCAGTCCAAACCGGCCTCTGCGTTTTCACCGGTTGCAGTCACGCCGGATGAACTGGGCAGCAGCTGGCACGATTACAAGGTTCACCATCGTCTGACGGTTCACCTCAACAATGAACTCTTTGGCGAACCGAATGCTGGTATCGATATGACCTTCAACTTTGCCGAGCTGGTGCAGCATGTGGCCAAGTCCCGGCATGTCAGTGCAGGCACGATTATCGGCTCTGGCACCGTCTCCAATATTGATCGCTCGAGTGGCTCCTGCTGTCTGGCAGAGCGCCGCATGCTGGAAATCATCGATCAGGGTCAGGCCGTGACGCCGTTCATGAAGTTTGGTGATACCGTCAAAATTGAAATGTTCGATGATCAGGGCGATTCCATTTTCGGCGCGATTGAACAAACTGTGGTGCAGTATGAACATCAGTACGATCCGACGGATCTGAATCACCACAAACCAGACTAAACAGGAGGCTGGATGACGCTTTACGATTATTTTCGCTCATCCGCCGCCTACCGGGTGCGCATCGCACTCAACCTGAAAGGGTTGCGTTACGATAGCCACCCGGTTTCTCTGGTGGATAAGGCACAACAATCTCCGGCCTATCAGGCCATTAATCCCGCTCAGCTTGTCCCGACACTGGAAACCGAGCAGGGATATCTGAGCCAGTCGCTCGCAATCATTGAATATCTGGATGAATGCTATCCCGAAAACGCGTTGCTGCCTTCTGATCCCTGGCAAAAAGCGCAATGTCGTGCGCTGGCGCTGAGCGTGGCCTGTGACATCCATCCAGTGAATAATCTGCGGGTTCTGAATTATCTGACCGGCGAACTGGCAGTAAGCCAGGAAGACAAGCTGATTTGGTATCACCATTGGCTGAAAGCCGGTCTGGCCGCACTGGAAACACAACTGGCAGCTCGCCATCAGCAACACAGCACCACGTTCTGCTGCGGTGATACTCCCATGCTGGCCGATCTCTGTCTGGTACCACAACTTTATAACGCCCGTCGTTTTGAACTTGACTTGTCTCCATATCCATCGTTAACTCGCATTGAGCAGGCTTGTCAACAACTCAAAGCATTCAAAGACGCACATCCTGAAAATCAAGCCATCTAAGACAGACGAAAAGAAGCAAACAAGAAAAATTACATAAGACGTCAGCCATCAAAAGAAGGACGATAACGATGAGCATGCATGACCATCATCTGGAAGACGATCAAGCGCCAATCTTATGGCAACCCACAAAAGACAAGATTCATGACAGCCTGATTTACCAGTTTATGGTGGCTTTAAGCGAGCAGGAAGACACACTGTTTCATGATTATCAGCAGCTTCATCACTGGTCTGTGCGTCACAGCGATCATTTCTGGGACAGGCTTTGGGATTTCTGCGGCGTGATCGGCGAAAAAGGTGCGCGCATCACCGATTGCCCACCCAACAGTAAAGAACCGGCGAAGGATACCCGCTGGTTTCCGGATGCCCGGCTGAACTTTGCGGAAAACCTGCTGGCTTATGGTCGGCAACACCCGGACAAGGATGCTATTGTGTTCCACTGTGAAGGGAACCCAGCGCGACGTCAGCAACTGAGCTGGCGCGAACTGGAACAACAGGTCTCTTCGCTCAGTCAGTTCCTGCGTGAACAAGGGATCAGCGCTGGCGATGTGGTTGCGGGCTATCTGCCGAATTTGCCACAGACAATCATTGCCATGCTGGCCAGCAGTGCCGTTGGAGCGATCTGGACCTCAACCTCACCGGATTTTGGCGTCGACAGCGTCGTCGAGCGTTTTGGACAAACTTGTCCGAAGATTCTGTTTGCCGCCGATGGCTATTTTTACAACGGCAAAAGCCACAGCTGCCTTGAAAAAGTCAATGCCATGCTGACGGAACTGCACAGTGTTGAAACCGTCGTTCTGATTCCATTTGCCGATCTGCCCGCCCCTGTTGCACCGCCACTGGTAGACAAATACCGAGGCTGGAATGAAGTACTGAACCAGTATCAGGCAGGGCCGATCGAGTTTGAACACGTTGAATTCAACCATCCGCTGTATATCCTTTACTCGTCTGGCACGACCGGAAAACCCAAATGTATCGTGCACAGTGTCGGCGGCATGCTGCTGAATCATCTGAAAGAGCATCTGCTGCACAGCAATGTTCACAAAGGGGATCGCCTGTTCTATTTCACCACCTGCGGCTGGATGATGTGGAACTGGATGGCCAGTGGGCTGGCCGCGGGCGCAACGCTGATTCTTTACGAAGGGTCGCCTTTTTACCCCGATGGCAATGTGCTCTGGGATTTGGCCGATGCAGAAGACGTCACCTTATTCGGCACCTCAGCCAAATATCTGGAAGCTCTGGAGAAAAAAGGGTTTCATCCGAATCAGACGCACACACTGTCCCGCCTCAGAACCTTATGTTCCACAGGTTCTGTTCTGGCACCAGAGCAGTTTGACTATGTGTATCAGTCGATCAAAGCTGATTTGCAACTGGCATCCATTTCCGGCGGAACAGACATTTGCGGTTGCTTTGCCATCGGGAATCCAATCAGTCCGGTCTATCGGGGTGAATGTCAGGGCCGGGCACTGGGGATGGATGTTCAGGTGTTTGATGATCAGGGCCATCCGCTCACCGAAGCTCAGGGAGAACTGGTCTGTCGTAACAGCTTCCCGAACCAGCCCGTTGGCTTCTGGAATGACGAAGGCGATCAACGCTACCACAGTGCTTACTGGGACGTGTTCCCCAACACCTGGCATCACGGTGACTTTGTTCAGCTGACCCGGCATGGTGGATTGATCTTCTTTGGCCGTTCCGATGCTGTTTTAAATCCGGGCGGCGTTCGGATTGGCACGGCTGAGATCTATCGCCAGGTCAACCCGATGGATGAAATCATCGATTCGATTGTGATTGGTCAGAACTGGCAAAACGACGTGCGCGTGGTGCTCTTTGTCCAGCTTGCAGAGGGTCAGTCACTGGATGAGACGCTCCAGGCCCGGATACGGCAGCGCATCAAAGCGCATTGCTCACCACGTCATGTTCCGGCGGTGATTCTGGCCGTCACGGACATTCCACGCACCAAATCCGGCAAACTGGTCGAGCTGGCGGTGCGGAATGTGGTGCACCAGCAGCCGGTGAAAAACGTCGGCGCGCTGGCCAATCCGGAGGCGCTGGAGCAGTACAAAAATCGTCCGGAGTTGCTCTCCTAAACCCGATATCTGATGGCCAATATGACACACGCCCCGGTTCGGGGCGTGTGTGTTTTTAACGGGATAGCTCTGGCACACAAGATCAGTTACCCGGAAACGCTCGCGCATGAAAAAGCTGAGCGATTTTATCCACCAGCCTGAGATGCACAATGCCATCATGAAGCAGATTCAGCACGATAATCGACT
The Photobacterium sp. GJ3 DNA segment above includes these coding regions:
- the maiA gene encoding maleylacetoacetate isomerase; translation: MTLYDYFRSSAAYRVRIALNLKGLRYDSHPVSLVDKAQQSPAYQAINPAQLVPTLETEQGYLSQSLAIIEYLDECYPENALLPSDPWQKAQCRALALSVACDIHPVNNLRVLNYLTGELAVSQEDKLIWYHHWLKAGLAALETQLAARHQQHSTTFCCGDTPMLADLCLVPQLYNARRFELDLSPYPSLTRIEQACQQLKAFKDAHPENQAI
- a CDS encoding acetoacetate--CoA ligase; the protein is MSMHDHHLEDDQAPILWQPTKDKIHDSLIYQFMVALSEQEDTLFHDYQQLHHWSVRHSDHFWDRLWDFCGVIGEKGARITDCPPNSKEPAKDTRWFPDARLNFAENLLAYGRQHPDKDAIVFHCEGNPARRQQLSWRELEQQVSSLSQFLREQGISAGDVVAGYLPNLPQTIIAMLASSAVGAIWTSTSPDFGVDSVVERFGQTCPKILFAADGYFYNGKSHSCLEKVNAMLTELHSVETVVLIPFADLPAPVAPPLVDKYRGWNEVLNQYQAGPIEFEHVEFNHPLYILYSSGTTGKPKCIVHSVGGMLLNHLKEHLLHSNVHKGDRLFYFTTCGWMMWNWMASGLAAGATLILYEGSPFYPDGNVLWDLADAEDVTLFGTSAKYLEALEKKGFHPNQTHTLSRLRTLCSTGSVLAPEQFDYVYQSIKADLQLASISGGTDICGCFAIGNPISPVYRGECQGRALGMDVQVFDDQGHPLTEAQGELVCRNSFPNQPVGFWNDEGDQRYHSAYWDVFPNTWHHGDFVQLTRHGGLIFFGRSDAVLNPGGVRIGTAEIYRQVNPMDEIIDSIVIGQNWQNDVRVVLFVQLAEGQSLDETLQARIRQRIKAHCSPRHVPAVILAVTDIPRTKSGKLVELAVRNVVHQQPVKNVGALANPEALEQYKNRPELLS